The Primulina tabacum isolate GXHZ01 chromosome 16, ASM2559414v2, whole genome shotgun sequence genome window below encodes:
- the LOC142529192 gene encoding CBL-interacting serine/threonine-protein kinase 5-like: MEEKPTKHTEENHQISNGSSRNIIFDKYEMGRLLGQGTFAKVYHGRNLRTSESVAIKVINKDQVKKEGLMEQITREISVMRMVRHPNVVEIKEVMATKQKIYFVMEYIKGGELFAKIAKGRLKEDAARKYFQQLLSAVDFCHSRGVSHRDLKPENLLLDENENLKVSDFGLSALPEHHRNDGLLHTQCGTPAYVAPEVLRKKGYDGAKSDIWSCGVILYVLLAGFLPFQDENLMKMYSKVFKSEFDFPPWFSYDAKRLISRLLVADPQKRITIPGIMKNPWFCKGFNRPIAFSIQEPANETPLDQEDEAQRKELELKRSKSSPPFYNAFAFISSMSSGFDLSNLFENRSRSGTLFTSKCSASSIMSKLESLARKANFKMVFNKDFKVRMQGTSEGRKGKLSVTAEVFEVAPEVAVVEFSKEAGDTLEYRKFCEEDVRPALKDIVWSWQGENSVSGTEM, translated from the coding sequence atggAGGAAAAACCCACAAAACATACTGAAGAAAACCACCAAATCAGCAATGGATCCTCTAGGAATATCATTTTCGACAAGTACGAGATGGGGCGGCTCCTAGGCCAAGGCACCTTTGCCAAGGTTTACCATGGCAGAAACCTCAGGACCTCCGAAAGCGTCGCCATCAAAGTCATCAACAAGGATCAGGTCAAGAAAGAAGGGTTAATGGAGCAGATCACCCGCGAAATCTCCGTCATGCGAATGGTTCGGCACCCGAATGTGGTAGAGATCAAAGAAGTAATGGCCACGAAGCAGAAAATCTACTTCGTCATGGAGTACATAAAGGGCGGCGAGCTTTTCGCGAAAATCGCCAAAGGGAGGTTGAAAGAAGATGCGGCGAGGAAGTATTTCCAGCAGCTGTTAAGTGCGGTGGATTTCTGCCACAGCCGCGGGGTCTCGCACAGGGACTTGAAGCCCGAAAATCTGCTTCTTGATGAGAACGAAAACCTCAAAGTCTCCGACTTTGGGCTGTCCGCTTTGCCGGAGCACCATCGGAACGACGGGCTTCTGCACACGCAGTGTGGAACGCCGGCTTACGTTGCTCCAGAAGTGCTTAGGAAAAAAGGGTATGATGGTGCAAAATCGGACATTTGGTCGTGTggggtgattttatatgttctTTTAGCAGGATTTTTGCCATTCCAGGACGAGAATCTGATGAAGATGTACAGCAAAGTTTTCAAGTCTGAATTCGATTTCCCCCCGTGGTTCTCCTACGACGCAAAGAGGCTAATATCCAGGCTCCTGGTTGCTGATCCACAGAAGAGGATCACAATTCCAGGGATCATGAAAAATCCCTGGTTTTGCAAGGGATTCAATAGGCCGATCGCCTTTTCGATCCAAGAACCAGCGAATGAAACTCCCTTGGATCAAGAAGATGAAGCACAGAGGAAAGAATTAGAGCTAAAGAGATCAAAATCTTCCCCCCCTTTCTACAATGCATTCGCATTCATATCATCAATGTCATCCGGGTTCGACTTATCGAACCTTTTCGAGAACCGATCAAGGTCCGGTACGCTCTTCACGTCCAAATGCTCGGCCTCCTCGATCATGTCGAAGCTCGAGTCACTGGCCAGGAAAGCGAACTTCAAGATGGTTTTCAACAAGGATTTCAAGGTGAGGATGCAGGGCACATCGGAGGGGCGTAAAGGTAAGTTGTCGGTGACGGCGGAGGTGTTCGAGGTCGCGCCGGAGGTGGCGGTGGTGGAGTTCTCGAAGGAGGCCGGGGACACACTCGAGTATAGGAAGTTCTGCGAGGAGGATGTGAGGCCTGCCTTGAAAGACATCGTTTGGAGTTGGCAAGGGGAGAATTCTGTTTCGGGGACTGAAATGTAA